One window from the genome of Oncorhynchus gorbuscha isolate QuinsamMale2020 ecotype Even-year linkage group LG14, OgorEven_v1.0, whole genome shotgun sequence encodes:
- the svopl gene encoding putative transporter SVOPL, whose protein sequence is MGSVGRQRRSSMKTQLVSAIQLEEVEMEVNNPHQEVNGLYQEVNKPHQEVKEPQTYSVEEAVETIGFGRFHVLLFIIMGSASIAEAMEIMLLAVVSPEIRCEWHLDDWEVALVSTMVFAGFMVCGVLSGYVADRYGRWKVVFGGSLWAAYFSLLTSFSPSYGWFIFLRLMVGCGVAGCSQGFVLKTEFIPASYRSYLLPLASIFWMVGSMLIILLGMTVVPTLGWRWMIRLSVIPSVILLLLFQLIPESARYNVSAGNVQAAVETLQRIARMNRASMPPGSLVEPVVKDRGSWSLLVSPAFRRTSLLLWYSWFVASFSYYGSVLSSSELLEKNLLCVTDADAEHQQKHSHPEDGLCYCIPFGFSDYQTLLISCLGEVALIPLNIFLLNVFGRKLSMVLLELMAALFFMLVNICSTMFGFTILLFLIRSLVSMNFNVVYIYTAEVYPTAVRSLGMGFCTSFSRIGGMIAPFIAQVLMSHSVILALLPFTVACVLCAVGAFLLPIETKGRALLQSS, encoded by the exons ATGGGCAGtgtagggagacagaggaggtccTCCATGAAGACTCAGCTGGTTAGTGCCATCCAGCTAGAGGAAGTGGAGATGGAGGTCAATAACCCTCACCAAGAGGTCAACGGCCTTTACCAAGAGGTCAACAAACCACACCAAGAGGTCAAAG AGCCGCAGACGTACAGTGTGGAGGAAGCGGTGGAGACCATCGGCTTTGGTCGCTTCCATGTTCTGTTGTTCATCATCATGGGCAGTGCCAgc ATAGCGGAGGCCATGGAGATCATGTTGCTGGCCGTGGTGTCTCCTGAGATCCGCTGTGAATGGCATCTGGACGACTGGGAGGTGGCTCTGGTCTCCACG atgGTGTTTGCAGGGTTCATGGTGTGTGGAGTGCTGAGTGGATACGTGGCCGATAGATATGGACGCTGGAAG GTGGTGTTTGGAGGTTCTTTGTGGGCAGCATATTTCTCCCTGCTCACCTCCTTCTCTCCGTCCTACGGATGGTTCATCTTCCTTCGCCTAATGGTGGGCTGTGGCGTGGCCGGGTGCTCCCAGGG GTTTGTCCTAAAGACCGAGTTTATCCCTGCAAGCTACAGATCCTACCTGCTACCTCTCGCCTCT ATCTTCTGGATGGTAGGCTCCATGCTCATCATCCTGCTGGGTATGACTGTGGTTCCAACGCTGGGCTGGCGTTGGATGATCCGCCTGTCCGTCATCCCCAGTgtcatcctcctccttctcttccag CTTATCCCGGAGTCGGCTCGCTACAACGTGTCAGCAGGGAATGTGCAGGCTGCCGTGGAAACACTCCAGCGTATCGCCAGGATGAACAGGGCCTCCATGCCACCAGGGAGCCTCGTGGAACCTGTGGtg AAAGACAGGGGCAGTTGGAGCCTCCTGGTCAGTCCAGCATTCAGGAGGACCTCCCTACTACTGTGGTACTCATG GTTTGTGGCGTCCTTCTCCTACTATGGCTCTGTGTTGAGCAGCTCTGAGCTGCTGGAGAAGAACCTGCTGTGTGTGACAGACGCTGACGCAGAGCACCAGCAGAAACACAGCCACCCAGAGGACGGGCTGTGCTACTGCATTCCCTTCGGCTTTAGCGACTACCAGACCCTCCTCATCAGCTGTCTAGGGGAGGTTGCCC tcaTCCCTCTGAATATATTCCTGTTGAACGTGTTTGGGAGGAAGTTGAGCATGGTTCTGCTGGAGCTCATGGCAGCTCTGTTCTTCATGCTGGTCAACATTTGCTCTACTAT gtttggTTTTACCATTTTACTGTTCCTGATCAGGTCTCTGGTCTCCATGAATTTCAATGTTGTTTATATTTATACTGCGGAG GTGTACCCGACTGCGGTGCGTTCTCTCGGGATGGGTTTCTGCACTTCTTTCAGCCGCATCGGAGGCATGATCGCCCCCTTCATAGCAcag GTGTTGATGTCACACTCAGTCATTTTAGCTTTGCTGCCATTTACTGTGGCCTGTGTGCTTTGTGCCGTTGGAGCCTTTCTACTGCCCATCGAGACAAAGGGACGAGCACTACTG CAAAGTTCCTGA